One window of the Anopheles cruzii chromosome 2, idAnoCruzAS_RS32_06, whole genome shotgun sequence genome contains the following:
- the LOC128267367 gene encoding calcium/calmodulin-dependent protein kinase type 1, whose translation MPLFGKKDSGKKVRKDAKDGCEKLPSIDEKYVIKELLGTGAFSEVRLCEHKETAQQYAVKIIDKKALKGKEDSLENEIRVLKRFSSARRSDGTGVGIVGPLPGTDKPRFAHPNIVQLLETFEDKSKVYLIMELVTGGELFDRIVEKGSYTERDASNLIRQVLEAVDYMHEQGVVHRDLKPENLLYYSPAEDSKIMISDFGLSKMEDSGFMATACGTPGYVAPEVLAQKPYGKAVDVWSIGVISYILLCGYPPFYDENDANLFAQILKGEFEFDSPYWDEISDSAKDFIRQLMCVNVERRFTCKLALAHPWISGNAASSKNIHGTVSEQLKKNFAKSRWKQAYHAATVIRQMQRMALNSGTGVGAYGRSASRISNAPDAGAPGGADEQQQSVGQTDTTASSSK comes from the coding sequence ATGCCGCTGTTTGGGAAAAAAGATTCCGGCAAAAAGGTGCGCAAGGACGCGAAAGATGGCTGCGAGAAGCTGCCCAGCATCGACGAAAAGTACGTTATCAAGGAGCTGCTTGGCACGGGCGCGTTCTCGGAGGTGCGCCTCTGCGAGCACAAGGAAACGGCCCAGCAGTACGCGGTGAAGATTATCGACAAAAAGGCGCTCAAAGGAAAGGAGGACTCGCTGGAAAACGAAATCCGTGTCCTCAAGCGCTTCAGCAGTGCCCGGCGCAGCGATGGCACGGGCGTCGGGATCGTCGGCCCGCTGCCCGGCACGGACAAACCACGCTTTGCGCATCCCAACATCGTGCAGCTGCTGGAAACGTTCGAGGACAAATCGAAGGTTTACCTGATCATGGAACTGGTGACAGGCGGTGAACTGTTCGATCGGATAGTGGAGAAGGGCTCGTACACGGAGCGGGATGCCTCCAATCTTATCCGGCAGGTGCTGGAGGCGGTCGACTACATGCACGAGCAGGGCGTCGTGCACCGGGATCTGAAGCCCGAAAATCTGCTGTACTACAGCCCGGCCGAGGACAGCAAGATCATGATCAGTGACTTTGGGCTGTCGAAGATGGAAGACTCCGGCTTCATGGCGACGGCCTGCGGTACGCCGGGCTACGTGGCGCCCGAGGTGCTGGCGCAGAAACCGTACGGCAAGGCGGTGGACGTGTGGAGCATAGGCGTCATATCCTACATACTGCTGTGCGGTTATCCGCCGTTTTACGACGAGAACGACGCGAACCTGTTCGCCCAGATACTGAAGGGCGAGTTTGAGTTCGATTCGCCGTACTGGGACGAGATTAGTGACTCGGCGAAAGACTTTATCCGCCAGCTGATGTGCGTGAACGTCGAGCGACGGTTCACGTGCaagctggcgctggcgcatCCCTGGATTTCGGGCAACGCGGCCAGCAGCAAGAACATTCACGGCACCGTTTCGGAGCAGCTGAAGAAGAACTTTGCCAAATCGCGCTGGAAGCAGGCGTACCACGCGGCCACCGTCATACGGCAGATGCAACGAATGGCGCTCAACAGCGGCACGGGCGTCGGAGCGTACGGGCGGAGTGCGTCACGGATTAGCAATGCGCCCGATGCAGGGGCACCGGGGGGCGCCgacgaacagcagcagtcagTAGGACAAACAGACACCACTGCCTCTAGCAGTAAGTAA
- the LOC128266902 gene encoding heterogeneous nuclear ribonucleoprotein U-like protein 2, with amino-acid sequence MDLAKLKVAELKAELAARNLDTKGVKAVLLERLKEAIERESNATTAAAVGLSGAPQFQAQHHFLLQQQQQQQQQQLFLQQQQLQEQQQQQQQQLLLQHQQLLQQQQQQQQLQQLQQTFNAVPSEVLQEHDPQEQAIEDLSMPNKRAETPVRRSRRRSMTRSPSPTNSLGEHTTPAASLLGSARKRGRSRSMTKSPSPQRLAEAASCLEAVQEEPEPPVTVAVADERLDAQMELTDTVWPEVKGEDSNEQSFDAFVAADHTQLLSEKSEDTLGSSVPDAEPVFAMDTEAPEVKPPSSLLGEDDVRRDENQEAEDPLAADESSNVATEDEVSPLPPAELEQVKVELKTEVDEGDEDQTVEPQEADEKVLKTEPEPAASGGEEKGKESSDAGNKKQTQHTNTIEFLSEEIEPQLADESSKAQLSWYDSDINLMVNPKDCLSAKPLSDGIFGLVWGGARANRGFAGGRVFYEVSVGDELQPATRSPFVPEGEECTPEIRIGWSKLADGKRNLGETACSFGYASSGQKVSGGTFEEYGATFGKHDVVGAYLDMESQPCSIQFTLNRVRQGAAFEFEKDSLDGAALFPHVYTKNLSFKINFGTVQEGFPLKVPEKVTVAKEESDKASDDKADADSSKDESQKSADPEAEVVEKESKAEAEETQEKVAAAVTDTSDAVATDAGDAAAMDAGDAAVTDAGDPVATESVPFDPEFHFCDRFIEENAELIVEGLKGPPTRDCCELIMMIGLPGSGKTHWVENYLRENPESSFTVLSVNSLLENMKILAQPREPSNTPQWQKVIEQLTRNIGRLIEIACKRRRHILVDQTNVFSSEQKRRLRGFGGFKSRRAVAVIPSVEEYKRRYEEKVAKYGKEVPDTNLNTMKANIFVPSAELKLYTEIMFPELPDTEAREMIKKLNEEGRKLIPPRRQRGNQSNRNHHNQKNSGSSNSSNSYTSRWNHNRSQGQYANKTNRYGSGSGGGGGSGGSGYNRYGNKSNDSSQYHHQHHRAGGDYRSGGGNGYGRRDDQQRGGGGYGGGGGGGGNRYDSWSRNSGGYYNDRGYTNRGYQQQQQDHSNNRYDARRRDRRGYNSSGWNGGHGGQQQQQQWNNYGGNSGTSDTWYSWWQSNLKNLLHQGGGQNGGSGGDQSGSSSGAYWNQQYGQHQNASSSYGNYHSKGGSGGSSNIGSN; translated from the exons ATGGATCTAGCGAAGCTCAAGGTGGCCGAGCTGAAGGCCGAGCTTGCGGCCCGAAACCTAGACACCAAAGGCGTGAAagcggtgctgctggagcgTCTCAAGGAGGCGATCGAGCGAGAAAGCAAcgctaccaccgccgccgccgtcggtctgAGTGGCGCGCCGCAATTCCAAGCACAGCATCACTTTttgctgcagcaacaacaacaacagcagcagcagcaactatttctgcagcaacaacagctccaggagcaacaacagcagcagcagcagcagttactgctgcaacatcagcagctattgcagcaacagcagcaacagcagcagctacagcaGCTACAGCAGACATTCAATGCAGTTCCAAGTGAAGTTCTACAAGAGCATGATCCCCAAGAGCAGGCCATCGAGGATCTTTCGATGCCAA ACAAAAGAGCGGAAACACCGGTCCGTCGCAGCCGAAGGCGTTCCATGACACGGTCACCGTCTCCCACAAACAGTCTTGGAGAGCACACGACGCCGGCCGCGTCCCTGTTGGGTAGTGCCCGCAAGCGCGGACGCTCGCGTTCCATGACGAAATCACCCTCCCCTCAGCGGCTGGCGGAAGCAGCCTCATGCCTTGAAGCGGTGCAagaggaaccggaaccaccagtaacagtggcagtggcagatGAGCGGCTCGACGCCCAGATGGAGCTTACTGACACCGTGTGGCCCGAAGTAAAAGGCGAAGATAGCAACGAGCAATCTTTCGATGCTTTCGTGGCCGCCGACCACACTCAGCTGCTGTCGGAGAAGAGTGAAGACACGCTGGGTTCTTCGGTGCCGGATGCGGAACCAGTTTTCGCAATGGACACGGAAGCACCGGAAGTGAAACCTCCTTCATCGTTGCTGGGCGAGGATGACGTGCGGCGTGACGAAAATCAAGAGGCGGAGGATCCGCTGGCAGCAGATGAATCGTCTAATGTAGCCACCGAGGATGAAGTTAGCCCCCTACCACCAGCAGAATTGGAACAGGTGAAGGTGGAGCTTAAGACAGAAGTCGACGAAGGGGACGAAGACCAGACAGTCGAACCGCAGGAAGCGGACGAAAAGGTGCTGAAAACGGAACCAGAACCCGCTGCTAGTGGTGGCGAAGAGAAGGGAAAGGAATCATCCGATGCCGGCAACAAGAAGCAAACGCAGCATACCAATACCATCGAGTTTCTGTCGGAAGAGATCGAGCCGCAACTGGCGGATGAGTCGAGCAAAGCACAATTGAGTTGGT ATGATTCCGATATTAACCTTATGGTCAACCCGAAGGATTGCCTCTCTGCTAAACCGCTCTCCGATGGCATCTTCGGTTTAGTGTGGGGTGGGGCACGCGCTAACCGCGGATTTGCTGGCGGGCGAGTATTCTACGAAGTATCAGTAGGCGATGAATTGCAGCCCGCCACTCGCTCACCGTTCGTACCGGAGGGCGAAGAGTGCACACCGGAAATTCGGATAGGTTGGTCGAAGCTGGCCGACGGTAAACGAAATCTGGGCGAAACGGCGTGTTCGTTTGGATACGCCAGCAGTGGACAGAAGGTTAGCGGTGGCACCTTCGAGGAGTACGGTGCAACCTTCGGCAAGCATGATGTCGTCGGTGCCTACTTGGATATGGAGTCGCAACCGTGCAGCATTCAATTTACGCTCAACCGAGTACGCCAGGGAGCAGCTTTCGAGTTTGAAAAGGACAGCCTCGACGGTGCGGCACTATTCCCGCACGTTTACACGAAAAATTTATCGTTCAAAATTAACTTCGGAACCGTCCAGGAAGGGTTCCCGTTGAAGGTGCCGGAAAAGGTCACCGTTGCTAAGGAAGAGTCCGATAAAGCTTCGGACGATAAAGCGGACGCCGATTCGTCGAAGGACGAATCGCAGAAAAGTGCTGACCCAGAGGCCGAGGTGGTAGAGAAAGAATCGAAGGCTGAGGCTGAAGAAACCCAGGAGaaggtggctgctgctgttactgACACTAGCGACGCTGTAGCCACGGACGCCGGGGACGCTGCAGCCATGGACGCCGGGGACGCTGCAGTCACGGACGCCGGGGACCCAGTAGCCACCgaaagcgttccattcgaCCCAGAGTTTCACTTCTGCGATCGTTTCATTGAAGAAAACGCTGAGCTGATTGTTGAAGGACTGAAAGGACCACCGACGAGAGACTGTTGTGAG CTAATAATGATGATTGGGCTACCGGGAAGCGGCAAAACGcattgggtggaaaattatcTTCGTGAAAATCCCGAATCTTCGTTCACCGTGCTGAGTGTCAACAGTTTGCTTGAGAATATGAAG ATCCTGGCACAGCCCCGCGAACCTTCCAACACACCGCAGTGGCAGAAGGTGATTGAGCAGCTGACCCGGAACATTGGCCGGTTGATTGAAATCGCTTGTAAGCGTCGCCGTCATATTCTCGTTGATCAG ACGAACGTCTTTTCTTCGGAGCAAAAGCGCCGCCTGAGAGGATTCGGTGGCTTCAAGTCACGGCGTGCGGTCGCAGTCATCCCGAGCGTGGAAGAGTACAAACGGCGCTACGAAGAGAAGGTTGCCAAGTACGGCAAGGAAGTACCTGACACGAACCTCAACACCATGAAGG caaacatttttgtgccatCAGCCGAGCTAAAGCTATACACGGAGATCATGTTTCCCGAGTTGCCCGACACCGAGGCACGGGAAATGATCAAAAAACTGAACGAGGAAGGCAGGAAGTTGATACCTCCGCGGCGCCAACGGGGCAACCAgtcgaaccggaaccaccacaaTCAGAAAAACAGTGGAAGCTCGAACTCCTCCAACAGCTACACTTCGCGATGGAACCACAATCGTTCGCAGGGCCAGTACGCCAACAAAACGAACCGGTACGGCAGTGGttcggggggtggtggcggtagcggcggcagtggcTACAATCGGTACGGTAACAAATCGAACGACAGCAGTCAGtaccatcaccagcatcatcgcGCCGGTGGCGATTATCGTAGTGGCGGAGGCAACGGCTACGGCCGCCGGGATGATCAGcagcgcggtggcggtggatatggcggtggtggtggtggtggtggcaaccGTTATGACTCGTGGTCACGCAACAGTGGCGG gtattacaatgatcGTGGTTATACGAACCGTGGctatcagcaacagcagcaggatcatTCCAACAATCGATACGATGCGCGACGTCGCGATCGTCGAG GATACAATAGCTCGGGATGGAACGGTGggcacggtggccagcagcaacagcagcagtggaaCAACTACGGCGGCAACTCGGGCACCTCCGACACTTGGTACAGCTGGTGGCAG TCGAACTTGAAGAACTTGCTGCACCAGGGCGGCGGACAGAATGGGGGCAGCGGCGGTGATCAGTCGGGGTCGTCTTCGGGCGCGTACTGGAACCAGCAGTACGGCCAGCATCAGAATGCATCGTCCTCGTACGGGAACTACCACTCGAAGGGGGGTTCTGGGGGCTCCAGCAATATCGGATCAAACTGA
- the LOC128268100 gene encoding translation initiation factor eIF-2B subunit gamma, with protein sequence MGLQEFQAVVLAAGKGTRLPDILEGRPKCLLPIGPYPMIWYPLNLLQRHGFSEVLVIVQETEKPEVQKRLDRLQLKLKLDYYTVPVDSECGTADSLRLVSDKIKTDLVVLSCDSIVELKLYPVLSNFREQDASLQMLLMEGGKDQDVVVPGPKSKYKAEKDLIGYDRATSKLLFMASASDFEETVKLSGHLLRTNPELTISSNLLDAHVYIMKKWVVEYLAVSDAISSVKGELLPHIIKKQMLQPQTIPENDGVSEMNVNLKIDNIFRFALVTEMDEKIDKASIFNKDKKPVIHPIRCYVHLADPGAYGLRINNVRSFLSCNMKIFDHFPALTGLTELELISSTADNKSTQINKCVVGDSTVISEKTSLNTNVIANGCTVQTKTRISNSVLMDGVTVEENVVIDNCIIGEKALIKSGSVLKNCLVGPQFVVAANSKKENVYLSNADGFMTID encoded by the exons ATGGGTCTTCAGGAATTTCAAGCGGTGGTTTTAGCGGCCGGGAAAGGTACCAGATTGCCGGACATACTAGAAGGTCGTCCAAAGTGTTTACTACCGATTGGACCGTACCCGATGATCTGGTACCCCTTGAACCTTTTGCAACGGCATGGCTTCAGTG AGGTTCTAGTGATAGTGCAGGAGACCGAGAAGCCAGAAGTGCAAAAGCGATTAGACCGGCTGCAGTTGAAGCTAAAGCTTGATTATTACACAGTCCCAGTGGATTCGGAGTGCGGTACGGCCGATTCCTTGCGGCTCGTGTCAGACAA GATCAAGACGGATCTGGTTGTGTTGTCTTGCGATTCGATAGTAGAACTGAAGCTGTATCCAGTGCTGTCGAATTTCCGCGAACAAGATGCTTCGCTGCAGATGTTGCTTATGGAGGGAGGTAAAGACCAGGACGTAGTCGTCCCGGGACCGAAATCTAAGTACAAAGCAGAGAAGGATCTGATTGGTTACGATCGGGCCACAAGCAAGCTTCTGTTCATGGCTTCGGCCAGCGATTTCGAGGAGACGGTAAAACTGTCTGGCCATTTGTTGCGGACCAATCCGGAGCTAACCATCTCGTCCAACTTGCTCGACGCTCACGTGTACATTATGAAAAAGTGGGTGGTAGAATATCTTGCCGTAAGCGACGCCATATCCTCGGTGAAAGGGGAACTGTTGCCCCATATCATCAAGAAGCAGATGCTGCAGCCACAAACTATTCCGGAAAATGATGGAGTCTCGGAAATGAATGTAAATCTGAAAATTGACAACATTTTTCGG TTCGCATTGGTGACCGAAATGGATGAAAAGATCGATAAAGCGAGCATCTTCAATAAGGACAAGAAACCGGTGATCCACCCAATCCGTTGTTATGTTCATTTGGCCGATCCCGGCGCATACGGGTTGCGAATCAATAATGTTCGATCGTTTCTGTCCTGCAACATGAAG attttcgatcattttccCGCGCTCACTGGTTTAACAGAACTCGAGCTGATTTCCTCTACTGCCGACAATAAATCTACGCAAATCAACAAGTGTGTAGTGGGTGATTCGACAGTGATTAGCGAGAAAACATCACTGAATACTAACGTCATCGCAAACGGCTGCACggtgcaaacaaaaacacgcatCAGCAACAGTGTCCTCATGGACGGTGTCACCGTGGAAGAGAA TGTCGTGATTGATAATTGCATCATCGGCGAAAAGGCGCTCATTAAAAGTGGATCCGTGCTAAAGAACTGTCTCGTCGGGCCACAGTTCGTAGTGGCCGCCAACtccaaaaaggaaaatgtttatttgtcCAATGCTGATGGTTTCATGACGATCGATTAA
- the LOC128268098 gene encoding uridine-cytidine kinase-like 1 — MSINQLNAPPSSASSDSDASEPKECENLDLNHGVHSSDSGYDVDLPPDCCPASPATVPSKTTRSNSFGSQLRSPKPRRQRTTSVNQNTINSNEAIIRSNNRTIYTAGRPPWYNSAGQQVEPFVIGICGGSASGKTTVVQKIIESLDVPWVTLLSMDCFYKILNDKQHDQATRNEYNFDHPDAFDLELMIDVLQRLKEGRKVEVPVYNFVTHSREQHTKTMYGANVIIFEGILTFHSKEILKMLDMKIFVDTDADIRLGRRLKRDIEQRGRDLEGVLKQYMTMVKPAYSSYIAPTMAHADIIVPRGSSNLVAIQLIVQHVHTQLQLRGFKLREALAHSYIGQPKPDSLKMLPITPQVKGLHTFIRNANTARDEFIFYSKRLIRLVLEYALSLLPFRNVEVETPQNVVYAGKRMACQKICGVSILRAGETMEQAVSDVCKHIRIGKILIQTNQQTGEPELYYLRLPKDIKDYRVVLMDATVATGAAAIMAIRVLLDHDVPEENILLVSLLMAEIGVHSIAYAFPKVQIVTSALDPEINEKFYVIPGIGNFGDRYFGTEPTDPNLLYE; from the exons ATGTCGATTAATCAGCTTAATGCGCCACCAAGTTCTGCATCTTCTGATAG CGACGCAAGCGAGCCGAAAGAATGTGAAAATTTAGATCTAAATCACGGCGTGCACTCGAGCGACAGTGGTTACGATGTGGACCTGCCGCCGGACTGCTGCCCGGCTTCACCGGCAACAGTTCCATCGAAAACGACACGTTCGAATTCGTTCGGTTCACAGTTGCGATCTCCGAAACCCCGTCGTCAGCGGACTACTTCCGTTAATCAGAATACGATCAATTCGAACGAGGCGATAATTCGATCGAACAATCGCACAATCTACACAGCCGGTCGGCCACCATGGTACAACAGTGCCGGTCAGCAAGTGGAACCGTTCGTTATAG GCATCTGTGGTGGGAGCGCTTCAGGGAAAACCACGGTGGTGCAGAAGATAATCGAAAGCCTGGACGTACCGTGGGTCACGTTGCTGTCCATGGATTGCTTCTACAAGATACTGAATGACAAGCAACACGATCAAGCCACGCGCAACGAATACAATTTTGACCATCCAGATGCCTTCGATCTGGAGCTAATGATAGACGTACTACAAAGGCTCAAGGAGGGCCGGAAGGTGGAAGTTCCTGTTTATAACTTTGTCACCCACTCTCGGGAGCAGCACACG AAAACAATGTACGGGGCGAACGTAATCATCTTCGAGGGCATCCTCACGTTCCACAGCAAAGAAATCTTAAAGATGTTGGACATGAAAATATTCGTCGACACCGACGCAGACATCCGTCTTGGGAGACGGCTGAAGCGCGACATTGAACAGCGTGGCCGCGACCTGGAAGGTGTGCTCAAGCAATACATGACCATGGTTAAGCCGGCTTACAGCTCTTACATTGCGCCCACGATGGCACATGCCGATATCATTGTACCGCGCGGTTCCAGCAATCTGGTAGCCATTCAGCTTATTGTGCAGCATGTCCATACGCAGTTACAGTTG CGCGGGTTTAAACTGCGCGAAGCCCTAGCTCACTCGTACATCGGACAACCGAAGCCGGACTCGCTAAAGATGCTTCCAATCACGCCGCAAGTGAAGGGCTTGCACACATTCATCCGAAACGCAAACACGGCCAGAGACGAGTTCATATTCTACTCGAAGCGCTTGATCCGCTTGGTGCTGGAGTACGCCCTTAGCTTGCTGCCATTCAGGAACGTTGAGGTCGAGACGCCCCAGAACGTGGTCTACGCAGGCAAACGCATGGCTTGTCAGAAGATATGCGGTGTTTCGATTTTGCGAGCCGGTGAAACGATGGAGCAAGCCGTAAGCGACGTCTGCAAGCACATTCGCATCGGCAAGATCTTGATCCAGACGAATCAACAGACCGGAGAACCGGAG CTCTATTACCTGCGCCTGCCAAAGGACATCAAGGACTATCGGGTGGTGCTAATGGATGCTACGGTTGCGACAGGAGCAGCGG CAATAATGGCCATCCGCGTGCTGTTGGATCATGATGTTCCCGAGGAGAACATTCTCCTCGTGTCGCTGCTGATGGCAGAAATAGGCGTACACTCGATTGCGTACGCATTCCCCAAAGTGCAAATCGTCACTTCGGCACTCGATCCGGAAATTAACGAGAAGTTCTACGTCATACCGGGCATCGGAAACTTTGGCGATCGCTACTTCGGCACGGAACCGACCGATCCAAATCTGCTCTACGAATAG
- the LOC128268730 gene encoding GTP-binding protein Di-Ras2 isoform X1, which yields MGEMDRNNKKILQNIKMPEQSNDYRVVVFGAGGVGKSSLVLRFIKGTFRESYIPTIEDTYRQVISCNKNICTLQITDTTGSHQFPAMQRLSITKGHAFILVYSVCSKQSLEELRPIWSLIRELKGEEISQIPVMLVGNKCDESEDLREVTNIEGQTEAATWGVSFMETSAKENHNVTELFQELLNMEKNRNVSLQLDGKNKKKNKKKMMKEQAKEEKLLKEKKEKQMQKGKEKDKDKEKQAKDKDKAKDGKDKTGSSNAQQSGAAAGAGAGAAAGGEGSGTLKEKCKVM from the exons ATGGGGGAAATGGAtaggaataataaaaaaattctCCAAAACATCAAGATGCCCGAGCAAAGCAACGACTACCGAGTG GTGGTGTTCGGTGCCGGCGGTGTTGGGAAGAGCTCGCTAGTCCTGCGATTCATCAAGGGCACGTTCCGGGAGAGCTACATTCCTACGATTGAGGACACGTACCGGCAG GTCATCAGCtgcaataaaaacatatgCACGCTCCAGATCACCGACACGACCGGGTCGCACCAGTTTCCGGCGATGCAACGGTTGTCCATTACGAAGGGTCACGCGTTCATACTGGTGTACTCGGTGTGCTCGAAACAAAGCCTCGAGGAGCTGCGGCCAATCTGGAGCCTGATCCGGGAGCTGAAG GGTGAGGAAATCTCTCAGATCCCCGTAATGCTGGTGGGCAATAAGTGTGACGAAAGCGAAGACCTGCGGGAGGTGACCAACATCGAGGGCCAAACCGAAGCGGCCACCTGGGGTGTATCGTTTATGGAGACGTCTGCCAAGGAGAACCACAATGTGACCGAACTGTTCCAG GAGCTGCTAAACATGGAGAAGAACCGCAACGTGTCCCTGCAGCTCGACGggaaaaacaagaagaaaaacaagaagaagatgatgaaggAGCAGGCCAAGGAGGAGAAGCTGCTGAAGGAGAAGAAGGAGAAGCAGATGCAGAAGGGCAAGGAGAAAGACAAGGACAAGGAAAAACAGGCCAAGGATAAGGACAAAGCCAAGGACGGGAAAGACAAAACGGGATCCAGCAACGCACAGCAATCGGGCGCGGCGGCGGGAGCGGGGGCGGGAGCGGCCGCAGGTGGCGAGGGGAGCGGTACACTAAAGGAGAAGTGTAAAGTGATGTGA
- the LOC128268730 gene encoding GTP-binding protein Di-Ras2 isoform X2, whose translation MHPNFLQFPVVFGAGGVGKSSLVLRFIKGTFRESYIPTIEDTYRQVISCNKNICTLQITDTTGSHQFPAMQRLSITKGHAFILVYSVCSKQSLEELRPIWSLIRELKGEEISQIPVMLVGNKCDESEDLREVTNIEGQTEAATWGVSFMETSAKENHNVTELFQELLNMEKNRNVSLQLDGKNKKKNKKKMMKEQAKEEKLLKEKKEKQMQKGKEKDKDKEKQAKDKDKAKDGKDKTGSSNAQQSGAAAGAGAGAAAGGEGSGTLKEKCKVM comes from the exons GTGGTGTTCGGTGCCGGCGGTGTTGGGAAGAGCTCGCTAGTCCTGCGATTCATCAAGGGCACGTTCCGGGAGAGCTACATTCCTACGATTGAGGACACGTACCGGCAG GTCATCAGCtgcaataaaaacatatgCACGCTCCAGATCACCGACACGACCGGGTCGCACCAGTTTCCGGCGATGCAACGGTTGTCCATTACGAAGGGTCACGCGTTCATACTGGTGTACTCGGTGTGCTCGAAACAAAGCCTCGAGGAGCTGCGGCCAATCTGGAGCCTGATCCGGGAGCTGAAG GGTGAGGAAATCTCTCAGATCCCCGTAATGCTGGTGGGCAATAAGTGTGACGAAAGCGAAGACCTGCGGGAGGTGACCAACATCGAGGGCCAAACCGAAGCGGCCACCTGGGGTGTATCGTTTATGGAGACGTCTGCCAAGGAGAACCACAATGTGACCGAACTGTTCCAG GAGCTGCTAAACATGGAGAAGAACCGCAACGTGTCCCTGCAGCTCGACGggaaaaacaagaagaaaaacaagaagaagatgatgaaggAGCAGGCCAAGGAGGAGAAGCTGCTGAAGGAGAAGAAGGAGAAGCAGATGCAGAAGGGCAAGGAGAAAGACAAGGACAAGGAAAAACAGGCCAAGGATAAGGACAAAGCCAAGGACGGGAAAGACAAAACGGGATCCAGCAACGCACAGCAATCGGGCGCGGCGGCGGGAGCGGGGGCGGGAGCGGCCGCAGGTGGCGAGGGGAGCGGTACACTAAAGGAGAAGTGTAAAGTGATGTGA